One window of the Roseovarius sp. THAF9 genome contains the following:
- a CDS encoding Hint domain-containing protein codes for MGWIGLRDGNDGWFKADPRLTETGADRVLHRGSLVVETRISAETRPQTLLAFRRTWPMPGLFTIQALPQGGIVLVDAQGDDICHGTLPLKNDGRLDILRLTYSWDSAEGWARLTLERPETDQVETVALNATLPLPVDDLNAIFAHGCNFEVDEEVTFLALSDKIEPVGPLPALTAQVPIMTDRGERPAGEIRRGDIVVTDDGQRVPVLQVVKRTVPARGSFRPIRLRAPYFKLTQDIVVSPQQRLVMHGSEVEYMFGREAVLVPARHLVNDRSAFQAKGPDLVSYHHLLLPGHEAVLAAGCALESLYIGRMRRKPEAIAASILADFDRNRLPEHAKPVWPVLKPFEAVTLATSRAA; via the coding sequence ATTGGACTTCGAGATGGCAACGACGGTTGGTTCAAGGCGGACCCGCGGCTGACGGAAACCGGCGCGGACCGGGTGTTGCACCGGGGTAGCCTGGTGGTCGAGACCCGCATCTCGGCCGAGACGCGGCCGCAGACCTTGCTGGCGTTTCGGCGGACATGGCCGATGCCCGGATTGTTCACGATCCAGGCGTTGCCGCAGGGCGGGATCGTGCTGGTGGATGCGCAGGGCGACGACATCTGCCATGGCACCCTGCCGTTGAAGAACGACGGGCGGCTGGACATCTTGCGGCTGACCTATTCGTGGGACAGCGCCGAAGGTTGGGCACGGCTGACGCTGGAGCGGCCCGAGACCGACCAGGTGGAGACTGTGGCGCTGAATGCCACCTTGCCGCTGCCGGTCGATGATCTGAACGCCATCTTCGCGCATGGCTGCAATTTCGAGGTGGACGAGGAGGTGACGTTCCTGGCGCTGTCGGACAAGATCGAGCCGGTGGGGCCCTTGCCCGCACTGACGGCGCAGGTGCCGATCATGACCGACCGCGGTGAACGCCCGGCGGGCGAGATCCGGCGCGGCGACATCGTGGTAACGGATGATGGCCAGCGCGTGCCGGTCTTGCAGGTGGTCAAGCGGACCGTGCCCGCGCGCGGCAGTTTCCGGCCCATCCGCTTGCGTGCGCCCTATTTCAAGCTGACGCAGGATATCGTGGTGTCGCCGCAGCAACGGCTGGTGATGCATGGCAGCGAGGTGGAATATATGTTTGGCCGCGAGGCGGTGCTGGTCCCCGCGCGGCACTTGGTGAACGACCGCTCGGCGTTTCAGGCCAAGGGTCCGGACCTTGTGAGCTATCACCATCTGCTGTTGCCCGGGCACGAGGCCGTGCTGGCGGCAGGATGTGCGCTGGAGAGCCTTTACATTGGTCGGATGCGGCGCAAGCCCGAGGCGATCGCCGCGAGTATTCTGGCCGATTTCGACCGCAACCGCCTGCCCGAGCACGCCAAGCCGGTCTGGCCGGTTCTTAAACCGTTCGAGGCAGTGACGCTGGCGACAAGCCGCGCGGCGTGA
- the dapD gene encoding 2,3,4,5-tetrahydropyridine-2,6-dicarboxylate N-succinyltransferase: protein MSNAQLETAIESAWENRDQITPSTGGETREAIEDTLNALDSGKLRVAERQDNGDWHVNQWAKKAVLLGFRLKDMEPQAGGPQGSTWWDKVDSKFKGWGDTEWKEGGFRAVPNCIVRKSAYIAPGVVLMPSFVNLGAYVDEGTMVDTWATVGSCAQIGKGVHLSGGVGIGGVLEPMQAGPTIIEDNCFIGARSEVVEGCIVREGSVLGMGVYIGKSTKIVDRETGEVFMGEVPPYSVVVSGSMPTKNNLNLYCAVIVKRVDEQTRSKTAINELLRD, encoded by the coding sequence ATGTCCAACGCACAGCTTGAAACAGCCATCGAGTCCGCATGGGAAAACCGCGATCAGATCACGCCCAGCACAGGCGGCGAAACCCGCGAGGCGATCGAGGATACGCTCAACGCCCTCGATAGCGGCAAACTGCGCGTGGCCGAACGGCAGGACAACGGCGACTGGCACGTCAACCAGTGGGCCAAGAAGGCCGTTCTGCTGGGCTTCCGCCTCAAGGACATGGAGCCGCAGGCAGGCGGCCCGCAGGGCAGCACCTGGTGGGACAAGGTCGACAGCAAGTTCAAGGGCTGGGGCGACACCGAATGGAAAGAGGGCGGCTTTCGCGCCGTGCCGAACTGCATCGTGCGCAAATCGGCCTATATCGCGCCCGGCGTGGTGCTGATGCCGTCCTTCGTGAACCTCGGCGCTTACGTGGACGAGGGCACGATGGTCGACACCTGGGCCACCGTCGGCTCCTGCGCGCAGATCGGCAAGGGCGTGCACCTGTCGGGCGGCGTCGGCATCGGCGGCGTGCTGGAACCGATGCAGGCCGGCCCCACGATCATCGAGGACAACTGCTTTATTGGCGCCCGCTCCGAGGTCGTCGAAGGCTGCATCGTGCGCGAAGGCTCGGTGCTTGGCATGGGCGTCTATATCGGCAAATCCACCAAGATCGTCGACCGCGAAACCGGCGAGGTCTTCATGGGCGAGGTTCCCCCCTACTCGGTCGTCGTGTCGGGCTCGATGCCCACCAAGAACAACCTCAACCTCTATTGCGCCGTCATCGTCAAGCGCGTGGACGAACAGACCCGCTCCAAGACCGCCATCAACGAGCTGCTGCGTGACTAA